The following proteins come from a genomic window of Desulfonatronum thioautotrophicum:
- the rpsQ gene encoding 30S ribosomal protein S17: protein MNIESKPKTKRTEVGVVLSNKAEKTIVVSVNKLEKHPLFKKYIRRRKKMMAHDETNQCNIGDTVEIIESRPLSKRKCWQLKQVVQKAV from the coding sequence ATGAATATAGAATCAAAACCCAAAACCAAGCGTACTGAGGTCGGCGTTGTCCTCAGCAACAAAGCTGAAAAGACCATTGTCGTCTCGGTGAACAAGCTGGAAAAACATCCCTTGTTCAAGAAATATATCCGCCGACGAAAAAAGATGATGGCTCATGACGAGACGAATCAGTGCAATATTGGTGATACTGTTGAAATTATTGAAAGCCGGCCCTTGAGCAAGCGCAAGTGCTGGCAATTAAAACAAGTAGTGCAAAAGGCTGTCTAA
- the rpsD gene encoding 30S ribosomal protein S4 — translation MARYTEAKCRLCRREGAKLFLKGDRCFTDKCAYERRSYAPGDHGRARKKFSDYALQLREKQKLRRTFGILERPFRNYFFKADKQRGVTGTNLLVLLETRLDNIVYRMGYANSRDQARQLIRHGHFTLNGHKVNIPSLRMRIGDEILVKESSRKIPVIQEAQQVIARRGTPAWLEVDGSEHKGKLVAVPTREDISFQINEQLIVELYSK, via the coding sequence TTGGCCAGATATACTGAAGCAAAATGCCGTTTGTGCCGCCGTGAGGGCGCCAAGCTTTTTTTGAAGGGTGACCGCTGTTTTACTGATAAATGTGCCTATGAGCGACGTTCATATGCCCCGGGTGACCACGGACGGGCTCGAAAAAAATTCAGTGATTATGCCCTGCAGCTGCGTGAGAAGCAGAAGCTGCGAAGGACGTTTGGAATCCTCGAACGGCCGTTTCGAAACTATTTTTTTAAAGCCGACAAACAACGAGGCGTTACTGGTACCAACCTACTGGTACTCCTGGAAACACGACTGGACAACATCGTCTACCGGATGGGATATGCCAACTCCCGTGACCAGGCCCGGCAATTGATTCGTCACGGACATTTCACGTTGAATGGCCACAAAGTGAACATCCCTTCTTTGCGGATGCGGATCGGAGATGAGATTCTAGTCAAGGAATCCAGCCGTAAAATTCCGGTCATCCAAGAGGCTCAGCAGGTTATTGCGCGCCGCGGAACTCCGGCTTGGCTGGAAGTGGATGGCTCAGAGCATAAAGGAAAACTGGTCGCCGTTCCGACACGCGAAGATATATCTTTTCAGATCAACGAACAGCTCATTGTCGAGTTGTATTCAAAATAA
- the rplX gene encoding 50S ribosomal protein L24: MKNRKIHKNDKVMIMVGKEKGKIGKVLKLFPKTERVLVEGVNKVKRHSKGNPYKGETGGIKEKENPMHLSNVTLVCDACAQPTRVGYKLIDTDKKVRFCKKCNEIIA, encoded by the coding sequence ATGAAAAATAGAAAGATCCATAAAAACGACAAAGTCATGATCATGGTTGGAAAGGAAAAAGGAAAAATCGGCAAGGTTTTAAAACTTTTTCCGAAAACAGAGCGTGTACTTGTCGAGGGTGTGAACAAGGTAAAGCGTCATTCCAAAGGGAATCCCTACAAAGGTGAAACCGGTGGGATCAAGGAGAAGGAAAATCCGATGCACCTTTCCAATGTGACGCTGGTATGCGATGCTTGTGCTCAGCCGACTCGTGTCGGATACAAGCTTATCGACACGGACAAGAAAGTTCGATTTTGCAAAAAGTGTAACGAAATCATTGCGTAA
- the rplE gene encoding 50S ribosomal protein L5, which yields MSRLQEIYKGKVAPELMKEFGYSSSMEVPKVQSVSLNIGLGEASQNNKLIEDAVSELTQIAGQKAVITRAKKSIAAYKLREGMPVGCRVTLRRERMWDFLDKLVSFSLPRVRDFRGIPDRGFDGRGNFTMGIKEHTIFPEINMDRVDRVKGMNITIVTTASTDKEGKTLLQLLGMPFKK from the coding sequence ATGTCTAGGTTACAGGAAATATATAAGGGCAAAGTTGCCCCGGAACTGATGAAGGAATTTGGGTATTCTTCCTCCATGGAGGTTCCCAAAGTCCAGAGTGTCAGCTTGAATATTGGACTCGGCGAAGCTTCACAGAACAACAAGCTGATTGAGGATGCAGTTTCAGAACTGACTCAGATCGCTGGGCAGAAAGCCGTAATTACTCGGGCTAAAAAATCTATTGCTGCTTATAAATTACGCGAAGGAATGCCCGTCGGTTGCCGTGTAACCTTACGTCGGGAACGAATGTGGGATTTCCTGGATAAGTTGGTATCCTTCTCATTGCCGCGAGTTCGTGATTTTCGAGGCATTCCTGATCGAGGTTTCGATGGCCGTGGCAATTTCACCATGGGAATCAAGGAGCATACCATTTTCCCGGAGATCAACATGGATCGCGTTGATCGCGTCAAGGGTATGAACATTACAATCGTGACCACTGCCTCCACTGACAAAGAGGGCAAGACCCTTCTGCAGTTGTTGGGCATGCCCTTTAAAAAGTAA
- the rpsC gene encoding 30S ribosomal protein S3, translated as MGQKTHPIGFRLGYTKNWQSRWFSKKDYAAFVHEDRQIRNFLKKTLYHAGISKIEIERAANKIRLILFTARPGIVIGRKGVEIENLRTTLKKKFQKDFALEVIEIRRPETDAQLVAENVALQLERRVAFRRAMKRTVGLARKFGAEGIKINVAGRLGGAEIARSEWNRDGRVPLHTLRADIDYGQAVAKTTYGVIGVKVWIFKGEILDEVIQ; from the coding sequence TTGGGACAGAAGACGCATCCCATCGGTTTCCGTCTTGGATATACCAAGAATTGGCAGTCCAGGTGGTTCAGCAAAAAGGACTATGCCGCATTTGTTCATGAAGACCGACAAATTCGGAATTTTTTGAAAAAGACACTGTATCATGCCGGTATATCCAAAATCGAAATTGAGCGCGCCGCCAACAAGATTCGGCTGATCCTCTTTACCGCACGACCTGGAATCGTCATCGGCCGCAAAGGGGTTGAGATCGAGAATTTGCGAACTACCTTGAAGAAAAAATTCCAGAAAGATTTTGCACTCGAGGTCATAGAAATTCGTCGACCGGAGACCGATGCGCAATTGGTAGCCGAGAACGTAGCCTTGCAGTTGGAGCGACGTGTTGCTTTTCGTCGAGCCATGAAGCGGACTGTCGGGCTGGCCAGAAAATTTGGTGCCGAAGGTATTAAAATCAATGTTGCCGGCAGACTCGGTGGTGCAGAAATCGCACGTAGCGAATGGAACCGGGACGGGCGTGTGCCGTTGCATACACTGAGGGCGGATATTGATTATGGGCAGGCTGTCGCGAAGACCACCTATGGTGTTATCGGCGTGAAGGTCTGGATTTTTAAGGGCGAGATTCTTGATGAGGTGATTCAGTAA
- the rplN gene encoding 50S ribosomal protein L14 has protein sequence MIQVQSLLDVADNSGAKKVFCVKVLGGSHRRYASIGDIIVISVKEAMPHSKVKKGEVMRAVIVRTKKEVNRPDGSFIRFDNNSAVLLNKQNEPVGTRIFGPVARELRSKNFMKIVSLAPEVL, from the coding sequence ATGATCCAGGTCCAATCATTGCTCGACGTCGCCGACAACTCAGGTGCGAAAAAAGTATTTTGCGTGAAAGTGCTCGGCGGAAGTCACCGCAGATATGCATCGATCGGCGACATCATTGTCATTTCGGTCAAGGAAGCCATGCCGCATTCCAAAGTAAAAAAGGGCGAGGTCATGCGCGCGGTCATCGTTCGGACCAAGAAGGAAGTCAATCGCCCGGACGGCTCCTTTATACGGTTCGACAATAATTCGGCAGTGCTGTTGAATAAGCAGAACGAACCGGTCGGGACACGAATTTTCGGCCCTGTAGCACGAGAGTTGCGCTCAAAGAATTTCATGAAAATTGTCTCGCTTGCACCGGAAGTCCTCTAG
- the rplR gene encoding 50S ribosomal protein L18 — MKYTKAQARMRRKHRIRKKITGNAIRPRLVVFRSNAYIYAQLIDDESGHTLASSSSLLLSKDAEVKKFNCETAVQVGKDLAGKAKEKDIHQAVFDRGGYIYHGKIKALADGAREGGLQF, encoded by the coding sequence ATGAAGTACACAAAAGCACAAGCAAGAATGCGTCGAAAGCATCGCATTCGTAAAAAAATCACTGGCAATGCGATTCGACCACGATTGGTTGTTTTTCGTTCCAATGCGTACATTTATGCTCAACTGATTGACGACGAATCAGGGCATACTCTTGCAAGTTCGTCCTCGCTACTGCTTTCTAAAGACGCTGAAGTGAAAAAATTTAATTGCGAGACGGCTGTTCAGGTTGGTAAAGACTTGGCTGGCAAGGCAAAAGAAAAGGACATTCACCAAGCGGTCTTTGATCGAGGCGGATATATTTACCATGGCAAGATTAAAGCTCTCGCAGATGGCGCGCGCGAGGGTGGACTTCAATTTTAA
- the rpsS gene encoding 30S ribosomal protein S19, producing the protein MPRSVKKGPFVDGHVLKKVTKANEINDRKVIKTWSRRSTIVPEMVGLTFAVHNGKKFIPVFVTENMVGHKLGEFSPTRTFHAHAGGKKSAVKGKK; encoded by the coding sequence ATGCCACGTTCAGTGAAAAAGGGTCCTTTTGTCGACGGGCATGTGCTCAAGAAAGTGACCAAGGCCAATGAAATTAATGATCGAAAAGTAATCAAAACCTGGTCACGACGTTCAACGATTGTGCCGGAGATGGTTGGTTTAACGTTTGCAGTACATAATGGAAAAAAGTTTATCCCTGTCTTTGTTACTGAAAATATGGTTGGTCATAAGCTTGGTGAGTTTTCCCCCACCAGGACCTTTCACGCCCATGCCGGCGGCAAAAAGAGTGCTGTAAAAGGCAAAAAGTAG
- the secY gene encoding preprotein translocase subunit SecY has protein sequence MQQTTSKAGGLAELKRKILFTFLLLATCRIGVHIPVPGVDSRAMADFFASMQGTLFGMFDMFAGGGLSNLSIFALGIMPYISASIIIQLLTVVSPELKRLKEEGASGRKKITQYTRYGTVMIATVQGLGIAIGIENMTSPGGAPVVMDPGWAFRLTTIITMVSGTVLLMWIGEQITEYGIGNGISLIIFAGIVAQLPGAIINTFRLMTAGQISLFVALLLAILVAGVLIFIVFMERGQRRIPIQYAKRMLGRKMYGGQTTHLPLKINTAGVIPPIFASSMLMFPATLASFSQSEILNRVSMMFDPATILYNTVFVALIIFFCYFYTAIIFDPKDIAENIRKQGGFIPGIRPGLKTREYIDTVLSRITLWGSLYISAICVLPMLLISQFNVPFYFGGTGVLITVVVAMDTMSKVDSYLITHQYEGLMQKTRIKGRR, from the coding sequence GTGCAGCAAACAACGAGTAAGGCTGGTGGTCTTGCGGAATTAAAACGCAAGATACTCTTTACATTTTTGCTTCTTGCGACGTGCAGGATAGGAGTACACATTCCTGTACCTGGCGTTGACTCCAGAGCCATGGCGGATTTTTTTGCCAGCATGCAGGGAACATTGTTTGGAATGTTTGACATGTTTGCTGGTGGTGGCTTGAGCAATCTCTCTATTTTTGCTCTCGGGATCATGCCGTACATTTCCGCCTCGATCATTATTCAACTCCTGACAGTAGTAAGTCCGGAGTTGAAGCGTTTGAAAGAGGAAGGGGCCTCTGGTCGGAAGAAGATTACACAATATACACGCTATGGTACGGTGATGATTGCCACTGTACAAGGCCTTGGTATTGCCATCGGGATAGAAAACATGACCAGTCCGGGTGGGGCCCCTGTGGTGATGGATCCAGGCTGGGCTTTTCGATTGACGACGATCATTACCATGGTTTCCGGCACGGTGCTGTTGATGTGGATTGGTGAGCAGATTACAGAATATGGTATCGGGAATGGTATTTCACTGATCATATTTGCAGGTATTGTCGCGCAATTGCCTGGAGCAATCATCAATACATTCCGGTTGATGACCGCTGGTCAAATATCGCTTTTCGTCGCCTTGCTACTGGCGATACTTGTGGCTGGAGTGCTGATATTTATCGTGTTCATGGAACGAGGGCAGCGCAGAATTCCCATACAGTACGCCAAGCGTATGCTTGGACGAAAAATGTATGGTGGGCAGACCACGCACCTTCCTTTGAAGATCAACACTGCTGGGGTTATTCCACCAATTTTCGCCTCATCCATGCTGATGTTTCCAGCGACATTGGCGTCTTTTTCCCAGTCCGAGATCCTGAACAGGGTTTCCATGATGTTTGATCCGGCCACGATTTTGTACAATACAGTCTTTGTCGCCTTGATCATTTTCTTTTGTTATTTCTATACGGCAATTATTTTTGATCCAAAAGATATAGCTGAGAACATACGAAAACAGGGCGGGTTTATCCCAGGAATTCGTCCTGGCTTGAAGACTCGAGAGTACATCGACACCGTGCTGAGCCGTATCACCCTTTGGGGATCACTCTATATTTCAGCCATATGTGTTTTGCCCATGCTGCTTATTTCACAGTTCAACGTTCCGTTTTATTTTGGCGGAACCGGGGTCCTGATCACTGTAGTGGTCGCCATGGATACCATGAGTAAAGTTGATTCCTACCTGATAACACATCAGTATGAGGGATTGATGCAGAAAACACGGATTAAAGGCAGGCGCTAG
- the rplF gene encoding 50S ribosomal protein L6, which translates to MSRIGKNPVPVPKGVEVRVHKDMIEVKGPKGELSTPIHAKISYEIKDDAVHLQRVDDTRIGREQFGLRRTLLANSVHGVTEGFQKVLEVIGVGYKVAVDGSKITLNVGFSHPVEYLLPQGMSAKVEGNKLTIQGISKEQVGEVAAQIRRFRPPEPFKGKGIKYADETIRRKAGKTGKK; encoded by the coding sequence ATGTCACGCATTGGTAAGAATCCAGTCCCTGTGCCCAAGGGCGTTGAAGTCCGCGTGCATAAAGATATGATTGAGGTCAAGGGCCCTAAAGGCGAACTTTCGACTCCGATCCATGCAAAAATTTCGTACGAGATAAAGGACGATGCCGTTCATCTCCAGCGAGTCGATGATACACGTATTGGACGGGAACAGTTCGGACTGCGCCGTACGTTACTGGCAAACTCGGTGCATGGAGTTACCGAAGGTTTTCAGAAAGTTCTCGAAGTGATTGGGGTTGGCTATAAAGTTGCTGTTGATGGCTCTAAGATCACCCTGAACGTCGGATTTTCGCATCCAGTTGAATACCTGCTTCCCCAGGGAATGTCCGCCAAGGTCGAAGGCAACAAGCTGACCATACAGGGCATCAGTAAGGAACAAGTCGGGGAAGTAGCCGCTCAGATTCGCCGATTCCGTCCACCTGAGCCGTTCAAAGGCAAGGGCATCAAGTATGCGGATGAAACTATACGACGAAAAGCCGGTAAAACGGGTAAAAAGTAG
- the rpsK gene encoding 30S ribosomal protein S11 — MARPARKVGKRKEKKNIPVGVAHIQASFNNTIISFTDQKGNVVSWASSGMAGFKGSRKSTPFAAQLAAESAARKAQEQGMRTVGVLVKGPGSGREAAMRAINKVGFQVTYIRDITPIPHNGCRPPKRRRV; from the coding sequence ATGGCAAGACCTGCACGTAAAGTTGGAAAACGAAAGGAAAAGAAGAATATTCCCGTAGGAGTTGCCCATATTCAGGCCAGCTTCAACAACACCATCATTTCCTTCACTGACCAGAAAGGAAATGTCGTGAGTTGGGCTAGCTCTGGCATGGCCGGTTTCAAGGGATCTCGCAAAAGCACGCCTTTTGCTGCCCAGCTGGCTGCTGAATCTGCCGCGCGGAAAGCCCAGGAACAGGGCATGCGGACTGTCGGTGTCCTGGTCAAGGGCCCAGGTTCCGGACGGGAAGCTGCCATGCGGGCGATCAACAAGGTAGGCTTTCAGGTTACCTATATTCGCGATATTACACCAATTCCGCATAACGGCTGCCGGCCACCCAAACGCAGAAGAGTTTAA
- the rpsE gene encoding 30S ribosomal protein S5, producing the protein MEQTQLGFIEKIVYLNRVAKVVKGGRRFSFSALVVVGNGKDSVGYGLGKANEVPEAIRKATERARKTMQKINLVDGTVPYKVEGQYGAGRVVLKPASKGTGIIAGGPVRAVMEAVGVRDILTKAIGTNNPHNVLKATVQGLVSLRSADQVSALRGQAVSLARSAI; encoded by the coding sequence ATGGAACAGACGCAATTAGGGTTCATAGAAAAGATTGTCTACCTGAATCGTGTAGCCAAGGTTGTTAAGGGTGGTCGGCGATTCAGCTTCAGCGCGCTTGTGGTTGTCGGCAATGGGAAAGATTCTGTTGGCTACGGTCTTGGTAAAGCCAATGAAGTGCCAGAAGCGATTCGCAAGGCAACTGAACGAGCACGAAAGACAATGCAAAAGATCAACTTGGTTGACGGTACGGTTCCCTACAAGGTTGAGGGACAATACGGTGCTGGGCGGGTCGTCTTAAAGCCTGCATCCAAGGGTACTGGTATTATCGCCGGTGGTCCTGTGCGTGCAGTGATGGAAGCAGTTGGTGTTCGTGATATTCTGACCAAGGCTATTGGAACAAACAATCCGCATAATGTCTTGAAAGCGACCGTACAGGGACTTGTCTCTCTTCGCTCCGCTGACCAGGTTAGCGCATTGCGTGGACAAGCTGTCAGTCTGGCACGCTCGGCAATATAA
- the rplO gene encoding 50S ribosomal protein L15, which produces MQLHDLYPFHEERKNRKRVGRGSGSGWGCTSGKGNKGQKARSGGTKAPGFEGGQMPLQRRLPKGGFKNPFRTEYAVVNLDRLLSVFSQSEHISLEDIYAAGLSRRGLPIKILAQGDIDVAVQVEAHRFSKSAADKISKAGGQAIAVEGGNRAANNE; this is translated from the coding sequence ATGCAATTACATGATCTGTACCCGTTTCACGAGGAACGTAAAAACCGCAAACGAGTTGGTCGTGGTTCCGGCAGTGGATGGGGATGCACCTCCGGTAAAGGCAACAAAGGGCAAAAAGCCAGAAGTGGCGGCACAAAGGCCCCCGGCTTTGAAGGTGGGCAGATGCCATTGCAACGCAGGTTGCCGAAAGGTGGTTTTAAAAACCCCTTTCGAACGGAGTATGCCGTCGTCAACCTTGACCGCCTGCTGAGCGTATTTTCGCAATCTGAGCATATCTCTTTAGAGGATATTTATGCCGCTGGTCTCAGCAGGAGAGGATTACCCATCAAGATCCTGGCACAAGGCGATATTGATGTCGCTGTTCAGGTTGAAGCACATCGCTTCAGCAAATCAGCTGCTGACAAGATATCCAAAGCCGGTGGTCAAGCCATAGCCGTGGAAGGCGGAAACCGTGCAGCAAACAACGAGTAA
- a CDS encoding type Z 30S ribosomal protein S14, whose product MARTALKIKAARKPKFSSRAYNRCPLCGRSRAFLRHFGICRICFRNMSLAGELPGVRKSSW is encoded by the coding sequence TTGGCTCGTACTGCCCTTAAAATCAAGGCCGCGAGGAAACCGAAATTTTCATCGCGTGCTTATAACCGGTGTCCTTTGTGTGGCCGATCTCGTGCGTTTCTCCGGCATTTCGGAATCTGTCGCATTTGTTTTCGCAACATGTCCCTGGCGGGTGAACTCCCTGGGGTAAGAAAATCCAGTTGGTAA
- the rpmJ gene encoding 50S ribosomal protein L36, with amino-acid sequence MKVKPSVKKVCDKCQIIRRNGILRVICENPRHKQRQG; translated from the coding sequence ATGAAAGTCAAGCCGTCCGTGAAGAAAGTCTGCGACAAATGCCAGATCATTCGCCGCAATGGAATTTTACGGGTTATTTGTGAAAACCCTCGTCACAAGCAACGTCAAGGATAA
- the map gene encoding type I methionyl aminopeptidase, with translation MKKYLGIYLKNEKEINILREANRIVSTILDALQESVRPGIKTMDLEEIALTWCSRYDVKPAFKGYRGFPYAICCSVNEQVVHGFPSERELREGDIVSIDFGVIYQGFYGDSARTFPVGQISTQSQRLLDVTRNALDIGIQAATVGNQLHDISRAIQQYVEKEGCAVVKRFVGHGIGRSLHEKPEIPNFIPQRYTDIPLKTGMVLAIEPMVTAGNDEVEILPDRWTAVTKDQSLAAHFEHTIALTSKGPEVLSKSFAEYGQGRVQ, from the coding sequence GTGAAGAAGTATCTCGGGATTTATTTGAAAAACGAGAAGGAAATCAATATACTGCGTGAGGCAAATCGGATTGTATCAACTATTCTGGATGCACTGCAGGAGAGTGTGCGGCCAGGAATCAAGACCATGGATCTTGAGGAAATTGCCCTGACCTGGTGCTCACGATATGATGTAAAGCCTGCTTTTAAGGGTTATCGTGGATTTCCATACGCCATTTGCTGCTCCGTTAACGAGCAGGTTGTCCATGGATTCCCGTCTGAGCGGGAATTACGTGAAGGGGATATTGTCAGCATTGATTTCGGTGTTATTTATCAAGGTTTTTACGGCGATTCAGCAAGAACCTTTCCTGTTGGCCAAATCTCCACCCAGTCCCAGAGACTGCTTGATGTCACCCGAAACGCTTTGGATATCGGAATTCAGGCCGCAACTGTTGGCAACCAACTTCATGATATCTCTCGAGCCATTCAGCAATATGTTGAGAAAGAAGGGTGTGCGGTTGTTAAACGTTTTGTAGGTCACGGAATTGGCCGCAGTCTTCATGAGAAACCTGAAATTCCAAATTTCATACCACAGCGATACACGGATATTCCTTTGAAAACCGGTATGGTCTTGGCTATAGAGCCAATGGTCACTGCCGGCAATGATGAGGTAGAAATTCTTCCAGATCGTTGGACCGCAGTGACGAAAGACCAGAGCTTGGCAGCGCATTTTGAGCACACGATTGCTCTGACCTCCAAGGGACCTGAAGTTTTAAGCAAAAGCTTTGCTGAGTATGGCCAGGGAAGAGTGCAGTGA
- the rpsH gene encoding 30S ribosomal protein S8, whose amino-acid sequence MLNDPIADMLTRVRNAQKALHKDVFFPASRMTESIAGILKDHGFVADVHREERNIRVVLKYLSSKGAISGSRRLSKPGLRIYVGAKEIPAVQNGLGIAILSTPKGVLEGRAAMAENVGGELLCEVW is encoded by the coding sequence CTGCTTAATGATCCCATCGCGGATATGCTGACGCGCGTTCGAAACGCTCAGAAAGCCCTGCACAAGGACGTATTTTTTCCCGCATCACGAATGACGGAATCCATTGCCGGTATATTGAAGGATCATGGGTTTGTCGCCGATGTGCATCGAGAAGAACGGAACATTCGTGTCGTTTTGAAATATCTCTCATCAAAAGGCGCAATTTCTGGGTCTCGTCGGTTGAGTAAGCCTGGCTTGCGAATTTACGTTGGCGCTAAAGAAATACCTGCTGTGCAAAATGGGCTGGGTATTGCTATTCTTTCTACGCCAAAAGGCGTTCTGGAAGGACGCGCTGCCATGGCTGAAAACGTCGGTGGCGAACTGCTCTGTGAAGTATGGTAA
- the rplV gene encoding 50S ribosomal protein L22 yields the protein MEAKSVARYVRISSQKARLVAANVRGKNVEDARKILKFTPKKAAAVLDKILHSAIANAEQLGGVDVDTLYVKNIIINDGPSWKRIRPRAMGRAYRVLKRTSHITVIVEEA from the coding sequence ATGGAAGCGAAATCTGTCGCGCGATACGTACGCATATCTTCACAAAAAGCCCGGTTGGTTGCCGCCAATGTGCGCGGCAAAAATGTTGAAGATGCGCGAAAAATTTTGAAGTTCACCCCGAAAAAGGCTGCTGCCGTACTGGATAAAATTCTTCACTCGGCCATTGCCAATGCGGAACAGCTCGGAGGGGTGGATGTGGACACACTGTACGTGAAAAACATCATTATCAATGATGGGCCATCGTGGAAGCGGATTCGCCCCCGGGCCATGGGACGCGCTTATCGGGTCTTGAAACGAACAAGTCACATCACCGTCATTGTTGAGGAAGCGTAG
- the rplP gene encoding 50S ribosomal protein L16, with protein sequence MLSPKKVKFRKQQKNRIKGMALRGSSVVFGDIGLKALEPGKLTNQQIESARIAMMRHIKRGGKVWIRVFPDKPITAKPAETRQGKGKGAPVGWCAPIRRGRVLYEIKGVSLELASEALRRASYKLPIKTSIVFREA encoded by the coding sequence ATGTTGAGTCCCAAAAAAGTTAAATTTCGAAAGCAACAGAAAAATCGCATCAAGGGCATGGCTCTTCGAGGATCTTCAGTTGTTTTCGGCGATATAGGTTTAAAGGCTCTCGAACCAGGTAAATTGACGAATCAGCAGATTGAATCTGCTCGTATCGCGATGATGCGGCATATTAAGCGCGGTGGGAAAGTCTGGATTCGTGTTTTTCCGGACAAGCCGATCACAGCCAAGCCCGCGGAAACCCGTCAAGGAAAAGGGAAAGGGGCTCCTGTTGGCTGGTGTGCGCCGATTCGACGCGGACGGGTTCTCTATGAAATCAAAGGTGTCAGCCTGGAACTGGCCTCTGAAGCCTTACGTCGGGCATCCTATAAACTGCCGATTAAAACCAGCATTGTTTTCAGGGAGGCCTAG
- the rpsM gene encoding 30S ribosomal protein S13, which translates to MARIAGVDLPKNKRMDIALTYIYGIGRATALKVLDATSIAWTKKTDDLSPDEINDIRKEIESTYKVEGDLRREITSNIKRLMDIGCYRGLRHRKGLPARGQSTHANARTRKGPRRSIVGKRKK; encoded by the coding sequence GTGGCACGAATCGCAGGGGTTGACTTGCCCAAAAACAAGCGAATGGATATCGCGTTGACGTATATCTACGGTATAGGTCGAGCTACGGCATTGAAAGTATTGGATGCGACGAGCATAGCCTGGACGAAAAAAACAGACGATCTGAGTCCGGATGAAATCAACGATATCCGGAAAGAAATCGAATCAACATACAAGGTTGAGGGTGACCTTCGCCGCGAAATCACAAGTAATATCAAGAGACTGATGGACATTGGCTGTTATCGAGGATTGCGTCACCGTAAAGGCCTTCCGGCTCGTGGGCAAAGCACGCATGCCAATGCTCGGACCCGCAAAGGTCCTCGTCGGTCAATTGTTGGAAAGCGGAAAAAGTAA
- the rpmC gene encoding 50S ribosomal protein L29, giving the protein MKSKDLRELSGAELSEKLLEFRKELFNLRFQHKTAQLENTQRLPYVRKTVARILTVMSEQNAGAKS; this is encoded by the coding sequence ATGAAATCAAAAGATCTGCGTGAATTATCCGGCGCTGAACTTAGTGAGAAGCTTCTTGAATTTCGCAAGGAGTTGTTTAACCTACGATTTCAACATAAGACTGCTCAACTAGAAAATACGCAACGATTACCTTATGTGCGGAAAACAGTTGCCCGGATTTTGACTGTGATGTCAGAGCAAAACGCTGGAGCCAAGTCATGA